The Pongo pygmaeus isolate AG05252 chromosome 11, NHGRI_mPonPyg2-v2.0_pri, whole genome shotgun sequence genome includes a region encoding these proteins:
- the SF3B1 gene encoding splicing factor 3B subunit 1 isoform X2, protein MAKIAKTHEDIEAQIREIQGKKAALDEAQGVGLDSTGYYDQEIYGGSDSRFAGYVTSIAATELEDDDDDYSSSTSLLGQKKPGYHAPVALLNDIPQSTEQYDPFAEHRPPKIADREDEYKKHRRTMIISPERLDPFADGFYSAA, encoded by the exons ATATTGAAGCACAGATTCGAGAAATTCAAGGCAAGAAGGCAGCTCTTGATGAAGCTCAAGGAGTGGGCCTCGATTCTACAGGTTATTATGACCAGGAAATTTATGGTGGAAGTGACAGCAGATTTGCTGGATATGTGACATCAATTGCTGCAACTGAACTTGAAGAT GATGACGATGACTATTCATCATCTACGAGTTTGCTTGGTCAGAAGAAGCCAGGATATCATGCCCCTGTGGCATTGCTTAATGATATACCACAGTCAACAGAACAG TATGATCCATTTGCTGAGCACCGACCTCCAAAGATTGCAGACCGGGAAGATGAATACAAAAAGCATAGGCGGACCATGATAATTTCCCCAGAGCGTCTTGATCCTTTTGCAGATG GCTTCTATTCTGCTGCTTGA